The proteins below are encoded in one region of Rana temporaria chromosome 2, aRanTem1.1, whole genome shotgun sequence:
- the LOC120928379 gene encoding cell surface glycoprotein CD200 receptor 2-like yields the protein MKTDKLKMKLLEEIQILFLLMVAIGCRKVRSDLRVVSAGSTTTLNCANEPGNEFIMSTWKVHRVYKPPCHMAFTMQENKTFNDCNNRTHQYIGTKRVTLTIKNITLSDEGNYTCEIANERGTPTSTIALQVLVTPIVLIRLTSSRSAECHAIGGHPAATIWWNSSFLYEVTNTTSMEENKTTTVTSTYTSKEDNETEATCIIHHPAFKSPVVLNITIPAAGTKKMWWVSLPVVVVLVVLVIILLLWKRSSLRNFFANKKEDTSGLQENPAVIVEEVEPYASFTQKVNTIYNSTSELSEAKEKNLTTGDGMKRIYF from the exons ATCTCAGAGTGGTTTCTGCAGGAAGCACGACGACTCTAAACTGCGCGAATGAGCCGGGAAATGAATTTATCATGTCTACTTGGAAGGTCCATCGTGTATATAAGCCACCTTGCCACATGGCATTCACAATGCAAGAAAACAAGACATTCAATGACTGCAATAATCGCACACACCAGTACATTGGCACAAAAAGGGTGACCCTCACCATCAAGAACATTACACTTTCTGATGAAGGAAATTATACTTGTGAGATTGCAAATGAAAGAGGAACTCCAACTAGTACAATTGCATTACAAGTGTTAG TGACACCAATTGTTTTAATAAGGTTAACCAGCTCCAGGTCTGCCGAGTGTCACGCaattggagggcatcctgccgcGACTATATGGTGGAACTCATCATTCCTCTATGAAGTCACTAATACAACTTCCATGGAAGAAAACAAAACCACTACAGTAACCAGCACTTACACCTCGAAGGAGGACAATGAGACTGAAGCAACGTGCATTATTCATCATCCAGCATTCAAAAGTCCAGTAGTATTAAATATCACAATACCTGCCGCAG GAACGAAGAAAATGTGGTGGGTGTCACTTCCAGTAGTAGTCGTTCTTGTGGTCCTTGTCATCATTCTCCTCCTTTGGAAGAGATCCAGCCTCAG GAATTTCTttgcaaataaaaaagaagaCACTTCTGGGCTGCAGGAAAACCCCGCTGTg atTGTGGAAGAGGTGGAGCCATATGCCAGTTTTACCCAAAAAGTCAACACCATCTACAATTCTACCAGCGAGCTGTCAGAAGCAAAGGAGAAAAACTTGACTACAGGTGATGGAATGAAGAGGATCTACTTCTGA